One Candidatus Neomarinimicrobiota bacterium genomic window, GCGATGTGGTGGGTGTCATGTCCCGCACAAAAGCATCCGCTGAAGAATCGGCCAAACTGGCCCGATCTATCGGTGTAGGAGATAATGCAAAAGCATACGACACCATTACCGATATGATTGCCGACCCTGCTATTGATGCACTTTGGGTCTGTTCCCCGAACTTTGCCCGTATTGA contains:
- a CDS encoding Gfo/Idh/MocA family oxidoreductase, coding for MGKQRIGIGFIGGGFITRFHIQSLISVRNCDVVGVMSRTKASAEESAKLARSIGVGDNAKAYDTITDMIADPAIDALWVCSPNFARI